In Triticum aestivum cultivar Chinese Spring chromosome 5B, IWGSC CS RefSeq v2.1, whole genome shotgun sequence, the following proteins share a genomic window:
- the LOC123111632 gene encoding sodium/hydrogen exchanger 6: protein MSLELSMALAAPPGGGLLAPPPPAPPGKEQQVAGVGILLQISMLVLSFVLGHVLRRHRFYYLPEASASLLIGLVVGGLANISNTETNTRTWFNFHEEFFFLFLLPPIIFQSGFSLSPKPFFANFGAIVTFAILGTFIASIVTGMLVYLGGLTFLMYKLPLVECLMFGALISATDPVTVLSIFQELGSDVNLYALVFGESVLNDAMAISLYRTMSSVRSNAAGGENIFMMILQFLEIFVGSMSSGVGVGFISSLLFKYAGLDIDNLQNLECCLFVLFPYFSYMLAEGLGLSGIVSILFTGMVMKHYTYSNLSDNSQRFVSAFFHLLSSLAETFVFIYMGFDIAMEEHSWSHVGFIIFSIIFIIVARAANVFSCAYLVNISRPEHRRIPLNHQKALCFSGLRGAMAFALALQSVHELPEGHGKTILTATTAIVVLTVLLIGGSTGTMLEALDVIGDENTSIETYEDNNGYIPPTYEEGTSSGGGLRMKLKEFHKSTTSFTALDKNYLTPFFTSQTDDDADDFGDQPQNQRRGFYDQ, encoded by the exons ATGTCGCTGGAGCTGAGCATGGCCCTGGCGGCGCCGCCGGGGGGTGGGCTGCTGGCCCCGCCCCCTCCCGCCCCGCCCGGCAAGGAGCAGCAGGTGGCGGGGGTGGGAATCCTGCTGCAGATCTCCATGCTCGTGCTCTCCTTCGTGCTCGGCCACGTCCTCCGCCGCCACCGCTTCTACTACCTCCCCGAGGCCAGCGCTTCGCTCCTCATCG GACTAGTTGTTGGTGGGCTTGCTAATATTTCGAACACAGAGACCAACACTAG GACATGGTTCAACTTCCATGAAgaattcttcttcttgttcttattACCTCCTATAATATT CCAATCAGGATTCAGCTTATCCCCA AAACCATTCTTTGCCAACTTTGGGGCTATTGTAACTTTTGCCATTCTTGGGACATTCATCGCTTCCATCGTAACAGGGATGCTTGT TTATCTTGGTGGACTCACATTTCTAATGTATAAACTTCCATTGGTTGAATGTCTTATGTTTGGCGCTCTTATATCCGCGACTGATCCTGTCACAGTATTATCAATATTCCAG GAACTGGGAAGTGATGTTAACTTGTATGCTCTGGTGTTCGGCGAATCTGTTTTAAACGATGCG ATGGCAATTTCTCTTTACAG GACAATGTCATCAGTCAGGAGTAATGCAGCAGGAGGCGAGAACATTTTTATGATGATTCTACAGTTCCTTGAGATCTTTGTTGGTTCAATGTCATCAG GTGTCGGAGTTGGATTTATCTCTTCTCTT CTATTTAAATATGCGGGATTGGATATTGACAA TCTTCAGAACTTGGAGTGCTGCCTTTTTGTTCTCTTCCCATACTTCTC GTATATGTTAGCAGAAGGACTTGGCTTGTCAGGAATTGTTTCTATACTATTCACAGGGATG GTTATGAAGCACTATACGTACTCTAATCTGTCAGATAACTCGCAGCGCTTTGTTTCCGCCTTCTTTCACTTGCTATCATCTTTGGCTGAAACATTTGT ctTCATTTATATGGGCTTTGATATTGCCATGGAAGAGCATAGCTGGTCACACGTTGGGTTCATCATCTTCTCGATT ATATTTATAATTGTTGCAAG GGCAGCAAATGTCTTTTCTTGTGCCTACTTGGTTAATATATCGCGGCCAGAACATCGGCGTATACCTCTAAATCACCAGAAAGCTCTTTGTTTTAGTG GGCTTAGAGGAGCCATGGCTTTTGCGCTTGCTCTCCAATCTGTGCATGAACTTCCTGAAGGACATGGAAAGACGATATTAACAGCTACCACAGCCATTGTCGTTTTAACG GTTCTTCTTATTGGAGGGTCGACAGGCACCATGTTAGAAGCTTTGGATGTAATTGGTGATGAAAATACATCAATAGAA ACTTACGAGGATAACAATGGTTACATTCCCCCAACTTATGAGGAAGGTACATCGTCTGGAGGAGGATTGAGAATGAAACTCAAGGAGTTCCACAAAAG CACAACATCGTTCACCGCCCTTGACAAGAACTATCTAACTCCATTTTTCACGAGTCAGactgatgacgatgctgatgatttcG GTGATCAACCCCAAAACCAGAGACGAGGGTTCTATGATCAATAG